GAAGGCGTACAACGGGAAGTACTTAAACTTATAGAGTTAATTTCCCAAAATCGCATTTCTCATTTATTGAGCCTTCCTTCTTTATATGCGCTAATTTTGCAACAAGCAAAACCAGAACAGTTAAATTCCCTACGTACTGTTATTGTTGCAGGTGAAGCTTGTCCGTCAGAATTGATACAACATCACACCCAATTACAGTTAGAAACATCTCTCTTCAACGAGTACGGGCCGACAGAAGCAACTGTTTGGAGTAGTGTCTATCATTGCCATTCTTTAGCAACTGGAACGCAAATATCTATTGGACATCCTATAGCCAACACACAAATATATATACTAGACTTTCACTTACATCCGGTTCCTATTGGCGTGACTGGCGAAATTTATATTAGTGGTGAAGGTATAGCCAGAGGTTATTTAAACCAATCAGGAATTACATCTGAGAAATTTATTCCTCACCCCTTTAGTCAAAAACCAGGAATACGTCTGTATAAAACTGGAGATTTAGGGCAATATCTGAGTGATGGCAATATTGAGTTTTTAGGACGCATTGACAACCAAGTAAAAATTCGTGGTTTCCGCATTGAATTAGGTGAGATTGAAGCATTATTAAATCAGCATCTTGGAGTACAAGAAACAGTAGTTATTGCGCGGGAAGATATACCAGGAAATAAACGCTTAGTTGCTTATATAGTTCCTCAGTCAAAATCAGCCGCTACAGTTAATGAATTACGGGATTTTCTCAAAGATAAACTCCCAGAATTTATGCTGCCATCAGCTGTAGTACTGCTAAAAGAACTACCTCTAGGCCCTAATGGTAAAGTTGATAGAAAAGCACTACCCGCACCCGAACAAGTCAGATCGGATTTAATTGGAGAGTTTGTTCCGCCTCGCACCCCTGTAGAAGAAAAGCTGACTCAAATTTGGGCAGAAGTTTTAAAAGTTGAGAAAGTTAGCATTTATGACAACTTCTTTGAATTAGGCGGACATTCTTTATTAACAACTCAGCTACTCGCTAAAGTTAAAGAAGCTTTTAACTTCGATATCTCTTTACGCAGTTTATTAGAAAAACCCACTGTATCAGGTTTAGCAGAAAATATCGAACGAGTTTGTCAAACAGAAGTTGAGCACCTCACTATAGACTTAACAACTGAAACTCTTTTAGACGAGACAATTTATCCACCAAATGTTGGTAAGTTTATCTCCGAACCCAAAGCGATTTTATTAACTGGTGCTACAGGCTTTTTAGGAGCATTTTTACTCGCCGAAATTCTCCAACAAACCACAGCAGAAATTTATTGCTTAGTGCGTTCTGCAAATCTTAAATCTATTCTCAAATCTTATGGGATTTGGAACGAAACTTGGAGTTCCCGCATCATTCCTATTGTAGGCGATTTATCAAAACAGCTTTTAGGTTTAAAAACTGAAACATTTCAACAATTAGCATCTACAATTGATGTCATCTATCATAATGGGGCTTGGGTGCATCATATTTACCCATACTCTATCTTGAGACTTGCAAATGTACTGGGTACGCAAGAAATTTTGAGATTAGCTAGTCAAGTAAAAACCAAACCAGTGCATTTTATTTCTAGCTCTGGTGTTGTTGCATCAAAAGTTGAATCGGGAGTTAAATCAGTTCGAGAACAGGATAGCCTGAAGGATAATGAATTTCCTAGCAATGGATATTGTCAGACTAAATGGGTTGCTGAAAAATTAGTCCAAACTGCGGCTGAAAGAGGAATTCCTATCTCTATTTATAGACCATCCCGCATATCTGGACATAGCCAAACTGGTGTTTTTAATAGCAAAGACTTTCTCTACAAATTGATTATCGGTTGCGTGCAATTAGGGAGTGCGCCCGATATAGATATTAGAGAAAATATAGTTCCTGTAGATTATGTCAGTAAAGCCATAGTTTATTTATCCCAGCAGGAAGAATCTGTAGGTAAAACCTTCCACTTGGTACATCCCCAAACTCTGCACTCAAATACACTTATAGACCATATTCGCTCGTTGGGTTATGTAATTGAACAAGTTTCTTATGAGCAATGGCGAGAGAAATTACTCAACATTACTCAAGGGTCATTAGAGCATCCTTTATATTCGTTAGTGCCATTTTTCCCTGCAAGACAGGCTCAAGAAGAAAATTCTACAGTAGGATTTTTACAGCTTGATAACCAAAACGTTATTAATGGCTTAGTCAATACTTCAATAACTTGCCCTCCAGTAGACAATCAGTTACTTAGTGTTTATTTTTCTCATCTAATTAACCAAGGTTTGTTGGCTAATTAACTCAAAATTTGTAAATAATTTCAGGAGCGTTATTTTATGACTACTACAACTCATTATGATGATTATGATGTTCTTGCTCTTATATACAACGAAGATTGGATATCAGGTCTTTTCCAAGAAACAATACCAGTTTTAGAAAAATTGTTGTTAACCCGTTTAACTAAAGGTTCTCATATTCTTGACCTTTGTTGTGGAACTGGACATTTAGCACAACAATTACTGCAAAAAGGTTATCAAATTACAGGAATTGATGGCTCTGAGCAAATGTTACATTATGCTCGTGAGAATGCGCCAGAAGCAAGATTTATCCTTGATGATGCTCGATTTTTCAATTTACCAGCTACCTTTGATGCAGTAGTTTCAACTACTGGTTCTCTGAATTATGTGATGAAAATTGAAGAATTAAAGCGCGTATTGAAAAATGTTTCTAATGCACTGATTGAGAATGGGATATTCTTGTGCCACTTCTTCACCCAAGAAGAATTTCAATCAAATTGGAACGGTAAAATTTCTGGCAATGTCAAAGATGATTATGCTTGGGCTACAAAAAATATTTATAATCCCGATACTAAAATCGGTCAAATGTCTTTAACTGTATTTTCATTAGTAGACGAAAGTTGGCAGCGTTTAGATAAAGTTATTTCAGAAAAATGTTATGACAAAGAGGAGATTATTTTTGCTCTAGAAACTGCTGGATTTAGCGAAATTAGCTTTTATGATGCACATTATGACTTAGGAATATCTCAAATGCCTGGTAGTACGTATTTTATTTGTTATAAGCGTGTGAATATTTGAGCGCTGTAATTAAATATATAACAATTATCAAATCCCCAGCTACAAATTCATGAATACGCAACAAGTTACATTAGCTCAACATTCAGATAATTTAACCAAGCTATTAGCTACAGCAGGACTGCCTAACCAGCAACAAGAATATTTACGATATTTTATTAATAGCTACAATGAAAAAACTAAAATATCCAAGCAGATTTCTCAAAATTACCGACCATTCTTAGCGGATGATAAAAATTTAGGAGAGTTTAATCTACTCTTCAAAGAAATGTATTATCCCATTGTGGCTAATCGTTCCTTTGGTTCTAAAATCTGGGATGTAGATGGTAATGAATATGTAGATATCATGATGGGCTTGGGTATCAATCTTTTTGGTCATAACCCATCTTTTATAAAAGAAGCTTTAATCGCTCAACTAGATAAAGGTATTCAAATTGGCCCTCAATCAGAACTTGTGGGTGAGGTAGCGGAGTTAGTTTCACAACTGACTGGGATGGAGAGAGTTTGTTTTAGCAATACAGGTACAGAAGCCGTCATGTCTGCTATCCGCATTGCTAGAGCAGTTACAGGACGTAACAAAATTGTTATCTTTTCAGGCTCTTATCACGGTCATTTTGATGGCACTTTAATTAAAGTAAATAAAGCAGAAAATAATTGCTCTGGACTACCATTAGCACCTGGAGTATTACCAAATTTTGTTAGTGATGTTTTAGTATTAGATTATAGCAATCCTGAATCTTTAGAAATTATCAAAACTCATCAACAAGAATTAGCAGCGGTTTTGGTAGTTCCCGTACAAACTTCTAGACCTGCTTTACAGCCAAAAGAATTTCTACACCAGTTACGGGAATTAACCCAAGCAAATGAAATTGCTTTAATTTTTGATGAAATGGTGACAGGCTTTCGGATTCACCCTGGTGGCGCGCAAGCGTATTTTGGCGTAAAAGCTGACATAGCTACTTACGGAAAGATTGTTGGTGGTGGAATGCCAATTGGGGTGATTGCTGGTGACAGTAAATATATGGATGCAATTGATGGGGGTATGTGGAATTATGGCGATGATTCTTACCCACAAACCAAGAAAACATTTTTTGCTGGTACTTTTTGTAAGCATCCTTTAGCAATGACGGCTGCAAAAGCAGTGCTGAAATATTTGCAAAGTGAAGGGTTATCATTACAGCAAAAATTGAATGCGCGGACAACACAATTTGTAAGTACTTTGAATGATTATTTTGCGGTAGAAGGTCTACCTCTACGGATGGCAAACTTTGGATCGCTATTTGGTTCTGCATCTGTAGAACTTTCTGAGGAAAATTCTGTGGCTTCCGTAGCTATGTCATTGTTAAAATATCATCTACTGAATCAGGGAGTTCACCTTTTAGGCGTTAGTGGTTATTTATCTACAGCCCATACAGATGAAGATATTAACTACATTCTTCAAGCTGTTAAGAATAGTGTAGAACAAATCCGAACTGGAGGGTTTTTACCTCCCCGTGCTGCTGTTTAAATTTTAGTTAGTTAATAGGAGATAAAACAATGCGAGAAAATTCAGAAGATACAACAATTTATAAAGTTGTAGTTAACCATGAAGAACAATATTCTATTTGGCCTGCTGATAGAGAAAATGCTCTTGGTTGGAAAGATGCAGGCAAAAGTGGACTGAAATCAGAATGTTTGGAATACATTAAGGAAGTATGGACTGATATGAGACCCCTAAGTTTAAGGAAGAAAATGGAGGAATTATCTAATAATCATTAATCATCAATCAGCGATCGATTCCCTATTGTAGATTCGATCGCTGGTATTTAGATGAACCCGATATTACACCTTTATCGGCAGCATAACTACAAACTCTGTCTTCTCTTGCGGAATGACATCTACTTCAATTGTACCTCCATGAGCTTCTACGACAATTTGACGGGCGATCGCTAATCCTAATCCGGTTCCTTTACCGACAGCTTTGGTGGTGAACAAATGATCGAATACTCTTTGCTTCACTTCCTGGGACATTCCCACTCCGTTATCTGCAATCCGAATCTCAACGTGCTGGACTGATTGCGCTACACAAGTTTGGATAGTAATGCGATTGGGTTTAGCGGCGATTTCTGCCATACTTTTGCCTAGATTAGATTCTTCCAGGGCATCAATGGCATTTGCTAACAAATTCATAAATACTTGGTTGAGTTGTCCGGCAAAGCAGTCGACTAAAGGCAGTGCGCCATAATTTTTAATCACTTCAATTGCGGGACGAAGTTCGTTGCCTTTCAAACGATGTCTCAGAATTAAAATTGTGCTGTCAATGCCATCGTGAATGTTGAAAGGTACTTTGTAATCCTTATCGGTTCGAGAAAAGGTTCGCAAACTGATGCTGATACTCCGAATGCGATTGGCACCCAAACTCATCGATTCGAGTAACTGAGGTAAGTCTTCGCGCAAGTAGTCTAAATCAATCGCCTCAATTTCGTCTTCAATTTCTACGCCAGGATCGGGAAACTTTTCTTGGTACAGGTTGATTAACCCCAACAAATCCTGGACATAATTTTTAGCTGGTTCAATATTGCCAGAAATAAAGCCGACGGGATTGTTGATTTCATGAGCAACGCCAGCCACGAGATTTCCCAAAGCTGACATTTTTTCACTCTGCACTAATTGCAGTTGCATCTGCTGTACCTCTTGCAGCGATCGCTCTAACTGTTGACCGTAGAGTAGCGATTTCTGATACAGACGAGCATTTTCTAAAGAAATAGCGGCTTGAGTGCAAAGAAGATTCAGGATATCAACGCGATCGTCAGTAAACGCACCAATAGAGCGATCGTTTTCTAGATACAAAATCCCTAGCAACTTACCTTGATGCAAAATTGGGCTACACAAAATACTCCTAGGTTGGTGCTGTCGAATGTATGGGTCATCCATTGCTCTAGGATGCACCGTGGCGTCAACTATCACTAGTGGTTGTAAGCTACGTTTCACCATGTTGATGAGATTTAAGGGTATTTCTAGGCTTTCTTCCATCGGTTGTGGGTGGAGTAGCGTTGTGGAATTATCTATATTGGCGATCGCTTGGACTAGCAAACGCCCGTTTTCAGATAGCAGCAACACGCACTTATCAGCTCCAGCATTTTCTAGGGCGACGTGCAGTAAGCTAGAAACGAGTTTTTCTAATTCAATTTCACTGGAAAGGGTTTGAGAAGCTTTCAAAATCACGGCTAAATCTAAGGCCACAGAAGCAGTGCTACTACCTGAAGAAGAACTGTGAGAACTTCCCCGACCAGATACAATAATTGTTTCGTGAGTTGAGAAAGCGAAAGAGCCTTGTTCGAGGATAGGTGCTAAAAGTTGCGGATAACGAGTTTCTAAATCCGTAACTTTGGCTTTAGCTCCCCAACGGGTATAGCAGTAATACGCCTCGATCGCGTAGGTTTGCGCGAGCTGTTGTTTGCCCCAGTTGAGATAAAACTTAGCGGCGAGTTCGTTAGCCAGCGCTTCTTGCTGAATGTAGCTGTGCTGTTTGGCACTTTCTATCGCTTGGTCATACATTTCGATAGCAGTCGCTTTATTGCCCAGTACCCGATTTCTTTCTGCTTCTACCAAACACCACATATGTTGATAGTTCATTGGTGCATGAGTTGCCCATTGCTGCATCAGTGCTTGATTTTCAGCTACCTGTTGCAAATATTGCTGCTGCTCGCCGATCGATACATCTGGATAATGTGCCAACAGCGATAGAGACGAATACAGCTGATACTCCACAAAATGAACTGTGTTTCTAGTACCGTTTTGGTATGGTTCGGCTAGTCGCAGATTTTCCACTGCATCAGCATTAGCTCCAAAGAAATAGGCAAGAATTAGTTTGTATAAATAGACAAAAAATAAAATAAAGCCCACGTTATGTTGAGTCCAGATGGGCAGCATTTCTGTTTCATTGCAACTATCACCAACCAACCGCAACTTATCAATTGCCTGACCGCTTAAATTTAAGAGAAATTGTCTGCTGATTTGACCTTGAATTAGCTGATATTCTTGTTTTAATTTTTGAATAGTCTCAACATACTGAGTCTGCTTGTGAAGCACTGTTTCTAGCTCTGACTCAGTGTGAAAACAAAAATCGCAATATGTCGTAGCGCTGTAAGCAGCAAATTCTAAATCTCCAGTTTCTAACCCAAGTTGAAATGCTTCTTGCAAAGGTTGCAAGGAATTTTGAAAGTGTGCTTTCCAGTGGAGAATGCTGCCATAAAACAACATATAAACTTTAGATTTCAGCTTTCTGCTATCAAAGCGATCTAACAACTCGATCGCTATCTGACCAAACTTATAGCCAGACTCAATATCCCCCCCACTACAAAGCAATAATCCATAGGCTACGTAGGCATAAGCTGCAAGGCTAGAATTGCCATATCTCATACAGAGATTGGCCATTGTAAAGACAACGGATGCATACATTTGGGGGTTAGCCAGGAACACCGCAGGGCCAACAGTCATCAAAATTCTTAATGCTGCTAGTTTATTCAGGTCGGTCATTTCTGGCAGGTCAATTAATGCTTCAATGTCTAGAGTAGCGATCGCCTGTTGATCTAAGCTGACGCCTAGCATCTGCAAGACCTCTAAGGCTAGATCTACTGCTGACTGCATCCGATTCTGAGAAATTAAAGATTGAATCTTGATTTCGTAAACTCTAGCTTTTTGTAATCTATCCTTGACATTTTCTAGCAGCGTCTCTATTTGCCGATCTGCTTGCTGATAGTTCGTATTCAGGTATTCTGCTTCTGCTGCTGCTAAATACAAAGAGAGTGTTAAATCGTACTGAGTCTGCCAGCTATGGGCTTCTAGGAACATGATGCCTGTATTAAAATATTTCAGTGCGGCTTCGTAGGCTGTTGCAGATTTTGCCTGACGACCCGCTATCAAATTGAGATTCGCTAATTGCTCTCGTTCCCTAGGATGAGCAATTAGTTCTGCACCCAGGTTGAGATGGTTAATAATATTAAAAATTTTCTCGTGCTGGTCTGCTGCTGGCGTGTTGTCTAACAACCGTCGCCCAATCTTGAGGTGAGTGGCTTGCTTCTGATCTTGGGGAATTAAGGAATAAGCCGCTTGCTGTACTCGATCGTGTAAAAATTTATAGCTAGTGGTCATTTTTCGTGATTGACCGTTGAGCAATAACTCGCGATCGCTCAAAAATATTTCTTGTTGAAAAAACTTATAAACATGATTCTGCGGTAAGATTAATCCTTCGCTTAAAGCTGTCCACAGATCGTTGGCGGTTTGGGTTGGGGATTGTTCGTAGACGATCGCTAGGGTTTCTAAGTCAAAAGTGTTACCAATGCAAGCCGCTAACTGCAACACTTCTTGAGTAGCTGGCGGCAATTTCTGAAGTTGAACTGCCATAAAGTCTACGACATCATCGCTGAGGGTAAGCGATCGCACCTGTGCAATGTTACACTCCCAGTAACCGCCATGAAAATTGAATGCAATCAGTCGCTCTTCATAAAGGGCTTTGAGAAACTGAGTCGTGAAGAAGGGATTGCCTTTAGTTTTGCTAAAGATCAACTCTGTCAATGGCAAAGCTAGCTCTAGCGAACAACTAAATGTATCAGCAATCAACTGATTCACCGACAACAGATCTAGAGGCGCAAGCGTAATTGTATTGACTGTAGTCTGTGACTTCTGAATTTCTTCGAGCGTCAGCATCAGGGGATGGGTTGCTGAGACTTCATTATCGCGGTAAGCCCCAATCAGCAACAGATATCGGCTATCTATGTCGCTCATTAACAGTTGCATAAATTTGAGAGAAGCAGCATCTGCCCACTGCAAGTCATCGATAAAGATCGTCAGACAACGATCTTTTGTAGCGAACACCTGGATAAATTTTTGAAATAAAATGTTGAAGCGGTTTTGTGCAGCACTACCAGAGAGTTCGGGAACAGCAGGTTGTTTGCCAATTATGCGCTCTAATTCTGGGATAACCTCAATAATGACTTGAGCGTTTTCTCCCAAAGCTGAGAGAATTTTGTTTTGCCATTGAGCTAATTGCGTATCAGTTTCACTGAGCAGTTGCTCGATTAAATCGCGAAATGCTTGTAAAAAAGCAGATAGGGGAATGTTGCGCTGAAACTGGTCAAATTTACCTTTAATAAAGTAGCCTCGTTGCCGCACAATCGGTTTGTGGACTTCGTTGATTGCGGCTGTTTTGCCGATACCAGAGAAACCCGCCACTAACATGAGTTCGCTGCGTGCGCGAGCAACTCGCTCAAAAGCTGCTAGTAAACTTGCTACTTCGCTATAACGACCGTAGAGTTTTTCTGAGATGATGAAGCGATCGCACACATCTCGTTGTCCAATCTCAAATGAATCGATCTGTCCAGTTGTTTGCAGTTGATTCAGACATATCTCTAGATCGTGTTTCAACCCCAAAGCACTCTGATAGCGGTCTTCGGCATTTTTCGCCATCAGTTTCATCACTATGTCACAGAATACTGGCGGAATGGGTTGTTCATTTTTGAATTTTGAATTTTGAATTTTGAATTTATCTGGTTGTTTAGCGATATGACAGTGAACCAATTCCATCGGATCGTTAGATTGAAAAGGTAATTCTCCAGTGAGGATTTCAAAGAAAGTCACTCCTAAAGAGTAGAAATCACTGCGGTAATCAATTCCTCGGTTCATCCGTCCGGTTTGTTCTGGCGACACATAAGCGAGAGTACCTTCCAAAACATTCGGACTATAAATTTCTTGAGTTTCTCTAGACAGCAGGGAAGCAAGGCTGAAATCAATCAACTTCACCTGCTGAGTATCTGGGTTAATTAAAATGTTGGCAGGTTTGATGTCTTTGTGAATGATGCGGTGGCGGTAGAGTCGATCGAGA
The genomic region above belongs to Calothrix sp. NIES-2098 and contains:
- a CDS encoding amino acid adenylation domain-containing protein, encoding MQTATIEGFRLSPQQEHLWFLQQLDRKSVYRSDCIISITGNLDVKRLELALQDIVNRHEILRTCFRCLPGMSIPVQVITNNKVTLAQIYNLSDVTAEEQEVKIKAIVRDLKFLPFDLEKGLILHTALIILSSEKHYLYLSLPAICSDTVTLDILMREIATSYSGNLDSELSEEPLQYADFSEWQHQILEAEETEIGRKYWLQQDLSVIDSLKLPYEINHSDKHQFEPKAIKSVLNSSLVQEIENIAKKYHTSSSILLLACWQVLLWRLLEQSEIVIGVGIDGRKYDELKSALGLFAKYLTLHSHLAENLSFSQVLLQVAKSIEEINKWQESFSWEQNKYFDNQLPNLPFGFDFEQESIICDVGDITLAIEQHYSCIERFKIKLSCQPQSETLNLEFHYDSNVFNAESIELIAENFERLIASVINNADEVISKLNILSDRTLHQLLFEFNQTEANYPKSKCIHELFTEQVERTPNNIAVAFNNQQLTYAELNARANKLAHYLQSLGIGAEVLVGICVERSLEMIVGILGILKAGGAYVPLDPHYPQERLAFMLEDTQISILLTQQHLLPSLPNYNAQTICLDTDWERVAQQSQDNPILTAYPDNLAYVIYTSGSTGKPKGVAIAHRNLVHSTTARISYYQEPVTSFLLLSSFAFDSSVAGIFWTLCCGGTLHLPEEGVQREVLKLIELISQNRISHLLSLPSLYALILQQAKPEQLNSLRTVIVAGEACPSELIQHHTQLQLETSLFNEYGPTEATVWSSVYHCHSLATGTQISIGHPIANTQIYILDFHLHPVPIGVTGEIYISGEGIARGYLNQSGITSEKFIPHPFSQKPGIRLYKTGDLGQYLSDGNIEFLGRIDNQVKIRGFRIELGEIEALLNQHLGVQETVVIAREDIPGNKRLVAYIVPQSKSAATVNELRDFLKDKLPEFMLPSAVVLLKELPLGPNGKVDRKALPAPEQVRSDLIGEFVPPRTPVEEKLTQIWAEVLKVEKVSIYDNFFELGGHSLLTTQLLAKVKEAFNFDISLRSLLEKPTVSGLAENIERVCQTEVEHLTIDLTTETLLDETIYPPNVGKFISEPKAILLTGATGFLGAFLLAEILQQTTAEIYCLVRSANLKSILKSYGIWNETWSSRIIPIVGDLSKQLLGLKTETFQQLASTIDVIYHNGAWVHHIYPYSILRLANVLGTQEILRLASQVKTKPVHFISSSGVVASKVESGVKSVREQDSLKDNEFPSNGYCQTKWVAEKLVQTAAERGIPISIYRPSRISGHSQTGVFNSKDFLYKLIIGCVQLGSAPDIDIRENIVPVDYVSKAIVYLSQQEESVGKTFHLVHPQTLHSNTLIDHIRSLGYVIEQVSYEQWREKLLNITQGSLEHPLYSLVPFFPARQAQEENSTVGFLQLDNQNVINGLVNTSITCPPVDNQLLSVYFSHLINQGLLAN
- a CDS encoding type 12 methyltransferase; the protein is MTTTTHYDDYDVLALIYNEDWISGLFQETIPVLEKLLLTRLTKGSHILDLCCGTGHLAQQLLQKGYQITGIDGSEQMLHYARENAPEARFILDDARFFNLPATFDAVVSTTGSLNYVMKIEELKRVLKNVSNALIENGIFLCHFFTQEEFQSNWNGKISGNVKDDYAWATKNIYNPDTKIGQMSLTVFSLVDESWQRLDKVISEKCYDKEEIIFALETAGFSEISFYDAHYDLGISQMPGSTYFICYKRVNI
- a CDS encoding aminotransferase class-III — translated: MNTQQVTLAQHSDNLTKLLATAGLPNQQQEYLRYFINSYNEKTKISKQISQNYRPFLADDKNLGEFNLLFKEMYYPIVANRSFGSKIWDVDGNEYVDIMMGLGINLFGHNPSFIKEALIAQLDKGIQIGPQSELVGEVAELVSQLTGMERVCFSNTGTEAVMSAIRIARAVTGRNKIVIFSGSYHGHFDGTLIKVNKAENNCSGLPLAPGVLPNFVSDVLVLDYSNPESLEIIKTHQQELAAVLVVPVQTSRPALQPKEFLHQLRELTQANEIALIFDEMVTGFRIHPGGAQAYFGVKADIATYGKIVGGGMPIGVIAGDSKYMDAIDGGMWNYGDDSYPQTKKTFFAGTFCKHPLAMTAAKAVLKYLQSEGLSLQQKLNARTTQFVSTLNDYFAVEGLPLRMANFGSLFGSASVELSEENSVASVAMSLLKYHLLNQGVHLLGVSGYLSTAHTDEDINYILQAVKNSVEQIRTGGFLPPRAAV
- a CDS encoding MbtH domain-containing protein, with the protein product MRENSEDTTIYKVVVNHEEQYSIWPADRENALGWKDAGKSGLKSECLEYIKEVWTDMRPLSLRKKMEELSNNH
- a CDS encoding serine/threonine protein kinase with two-component sensor domain; its protein translation is MNIAVEPLTKILGYRISERLYAGSRTLVYRAIREADQLPIVIKLLKQEYPTFNELLQFRNQYTIVQNLDFEGIVRLYSLEPYHNSYALVMEDFGGISLREWIHKEINSNLDRLKAFLEIAIALATILDRLYRHRIIHKDIKPANILINPDTQQVKLIDFSLASLLSRETQEIYSPNVLEGTLAYVSPEQTGRMNRGIDYRSDFYSLGVTFFEILTGELPFQSNDPMELVHCHIAKQPDKFKIQNSKFKNEQPIPPVFCDIVMKLMAKNAEDRYQSALGLKHDLEICLNQLQTTGQIDSFEIGQRDVCDRFIISEKLYGRYSEVASLLAAFERVARARSELMLVAGFSGIGKTAAINEVHKPIVRQRGYFIKGKFDQFQRNIPLSAFLQAFRDLIEQLLSETDTQLAQWQNKILSALGENAQVIIEVIPELERIIGKQPAVPELSGSAAQNRFNILFQKFIQVFATKDRCLTIFIDDLQWADAASLKFMQLLMSDIDSRYLLLIGAYRDNEVSATHPLMLTLEEIQKSQTTVNTITLAPLDLLSVNQLIADTFSCSLELALPLTELIFSKTKGNPFFTTQFLKALYEERLIAFNFHGGYWECNIAQVRSLTLSDDVVDFMAVQLQKLPPATQEVLQLAACIGNTFDLETLAIVYEQSPTQTANDLWTALSEGLILPQNHVYKFFQQEIFLSDRELLLNGQSRKMTTSYKFLHDRVQQAAYSLIPQDQKQATHLKIGRRLLDNTPAADQHEKIFNIINHLNLGAELIAHPREREQLANLNLIAGRQAKSATAYEAALKYFNTGIMFLEAHSWQTQYDLTLSLYLAAAEAEYLNTNYQQADRQIETLLENVKDRLQKARVYEIKIQSLISQNRMQSAVDLALEVLQMLGVSLDQQAIATLDIEALIDLPEMTDLNKLAALRILMTVGPAVFLANPQMYASVVFTMANLCMRYGNSSLAAYAYVAYGLLLCSGGDIESGYKFGQIAIELLDRFDSRKLKSKVYMLFYGSILHWKAHFQNSLQPLQEAFQLGLETGDLEFAAYSATTYCDFCFHTESELETVLHKQTQYVETIQKLKQEYQLIQGQISRQFLLNLSGQAIDKLRLVGDSCNETEMLPIWTQHNVGFILFFVYLYKLILAYFFGANADAVENLRLAEPYQNGTRNTVHFVEYQLYSSLSLLAHYPDVSIGEQQQYLQQVAENQALMQQWATHAPMNYQHMWCLVEAERNRVLGNKATAIEMYDQAIESAKQHSYIQQEALANELAAKFYLNWGKQQLAQTYAIEAYYCYTRWGAKAKVTDLETRYPQLLAPILEQGSFAFSTHETIIVSGRGSSHSSSSGSSTASVALDLAVILKASQTLSSEIELEKLVSSLLHVALENAGADKCVLLLSENGRLLVQAIANIDNSTTLLHPQPMEESLEIPLNLINMVKRSLQPLVIVDATVHPRAMDDPYIRQHQPRSILCSPILHQGKLLGILYLENDRSIGAFTDDRVDILNLLCTQAAISLENARLYQKSLLYGQQLERSLQEVQQMQLQLVQSEKMSALGNLVAGVAHEINNPVGFISGNIEPAKNYVQDLLGLINLYQEKFPDPGVEIEDEIEAIDLDYLREDLPQLLESMSLGANRIRSISISLRTFSRTDKDYKVPFNIHDGIDSTILILRHRLKGNELRPAIEVIKNYGALPLVDCFAGQLNQVFMNLLANAIDALEESNLGKSMAEIAAKPNRITIQTCVAQSVQHVEIRIADNGVGMSQEVKQRVFDHLFTTKAVGKGTGLGLAIARQIVVEAHGGTIEVDVIPQEKTEFVVMLPIKV